In Sebaldella termitidis ATCC 33386, one DNA window encodes the following:
- a CDS encoding DHH family phosphoesterase, with product MELKRIADEIKEAQNIVLTIHVNSDGDCIGAALALMLILDRYNKKNFSDKIYKMKNVRLVLDDKLPKFMEHFKERALVEYYPNFQMENIDLLIAIDSANIERIGNAAELRKNAKKMINIDHHISNTKYADINYVENVSSTSEIIYRFLDLFDIELDKEIASFLYLGIINDTGNFTHSNVTPETFLISSELIKTGIDNSEITDVLFGVTLGKARLLGEVYRNFEIDKELKFAYYYLSDKKAEELKIGRDETDGMSETLLDLVGIEASLFLKDEKEEKVKGSLRSKSSYDVNEIGMSFGGGGHKKAAGFNTAENPEKVIGKVKEELKKQLTKQ from the coding sequence ATGGAGCTGAAAAGGATTGCCGATGAAATAAAAGAAGCACAAAACATAGTGCTGACAATACATGTGAATTCTGACGGAGACTGTATAGGAGCAGCTTTGGCACTAATGCTGATACTGGACAGATATAACAAGAAAAATTTCAGTGACAAAATATATAAAATGAAAAATGTACGTCTGGTTTTGGATGATAAGCTGCCTAAATTCATGGAACATTTTAAGGAAAGAGCACTTGTAGAATATTATCCTAATTTTCAAATGGAAAATATTGATCTGCTTATAGCAATAGATTCTGCCAACATTGAAAGAATTGGCAATGCAGCTGAACTTAGAAAAAATGCAAAAAAGATGATAAATATAGATCATCATATAAGCAATACAAAGTATGCTGATATAAACTATGTAGAAAATGTATCTTCCACATCAGAGATAATCTATAGATTTCTTGATCTTTTTGATATAGAGCTGGATAAGGAAATAGCTTCCTTTCTTTATCTGGGAATAATAAATGATACGGGAAATTTTACGCATAGTAATGTAACACCGGAAACTTTTCTTATATCTTCGGAATTAATTAAGACAGGTATAGACAATAGTGAAATAACTGATGTTCTTTTTGGTGTAACATTGGGAAAAGCCAGACTTCTTGGCGAGGTATACAGAAATTTTGAAATAGATAAAGAATTAAAATTTGCTTATTATTATTTATCGGATAAAAAAGCTGAGGAATTAAAAATAGGCAGAGATGAAACAGACGGAATGTCAGAAACACTTCTTGATCTGGTCGGAATAGAAGCTTCACTATTTTTGAAAGATGAAAAAGAAGAAAAGGTAAAAGGAAGTCTGAGAAGCAAAAGCAGCTATGACGTAAATGAGATAGGAATGAGTTTCGGCGGAGGCGGCCACAAGAAGGCGGCAGGTTTTAATACAGCTGAAAACCCTGAAAAAGTAATAGGGAAAGTAAAAGAAGAACTGAAAAAACAATTGACAAAGCAATAA
- a CDS encoding outer membrane beta-barrel protein, with protein sequence MKKILLIIGILAGSLAYAEGNIIEIRGGYDLTSTTNFDKDIYSEYDLDKFVENGFHFGVEYRREVLTNFQIGAGLEYRLSSLDQPGNVRATNENIDYSYDSGNLSSIPLYVTARYVFRNSTDINPYIKVNLGYSINSGDTSVNLNNFYSGKLVEEYKSEMKNGIFYGLGFGVEYKNFLVDLTYDITHSKAEEKIYNYEDKEGFSYDYDFDIQKLTLSFGYQFNF encoded by the coding sequence ATGAAAAAAATATTGCTGATTATTGGAATATTAGCCGGTTCGCTGGCATATGCAGAGGGGAACATAATTGAAATCAGAGGAGGTTATGATTTGACAAGTACTACTAATTTTGATAAAGATATTTATTCTGAATATGACTTGGACAAATTTGTAGAAAATGGATTTCATTTTGGTGTTGAATACAGAAGAGAAGTATTAACTAATTTTCAAATAGGTGCGGGTCTAGAATATAGACTAAGCAGCTTGGATCAGCCTGGAAATGTGAGGGCTACAAATGAAAATATAGACTACAGTTATGATTCTGGTAATTTATCTAGTATACCGCTGTATGTAACTGCAAGATATGTTTTTAGAAATTCTACGGATATTAATCCATATATTAAGGTTAACTTAGGATATTCAATTAATTCAGGTGATACGAGTGTAAATTTAAATAATTTTTATAGCGGAAAATTAGTGGAAGAATATAAGTCAGAAATGAAAAATGGTATATTTTATGGATTAGGATTTGGAGTAGAGTATAAAAACTTTTTAGTGGATTTGACATACGATATAACACATTCGAAAGCTGAAGAAAAAATATATAATTATGAGGATAAAGAAGGCTTTAGCTATGACTATGATTTTGATATACAGAAACTAACTTTATCATTTGGATATCAGTTTAATTTTTAA
- a CDS encoding ShlB/FhaC/HecB family hemolysin secretion/activation protein, whose product MKRKIIAVFLLGNIVFSAGVGDIIERNNAAIENERRQQELERRQKELERENFGKEPQIIDGTDEIDTSVRFFIRKIEVQDEYNLLSKVEIKVVTRKYINRKLSSKDINKLMTDLNNKYIEKGYITTRVRLDETQNLSEGTIRLITIPGTVEGASLNENTFSDRMKVFMSVPKNKKRILRLQDTEQATDQFNRVSSNNVEIKIAPGQEAGGSILQIENQQTRTFNANISYNNYGDESTGRDRAKIDITKDNLLGINDSFYASYQRGRNKRPLRNDYTGSSSIPPGTIIKDKDDLLPADTEAEPEKFNEDWSLNYSFPFRYWTFSTGYSHSYYISSSEGYNGLYDTSGRSTQFNLNADKVVYRNKMSKISINGGLKLKTNQNYFEDVQLVDRRLTIGSLGINYSRGFFGGILGFDVSYDRGLPWFRSADDHEKEIYDPKGRFDKYGLNINWYKPMTIGKQRFTYRLVGVGQYTQDVLYGSEKISMGDEYTIRGYKGDSISGDKGYYVKNELSYNLNISKIGSISPYIGYDFGESWNNEVHDIYRYGYMRGFAVGVKYYGEIFNFDIAYTKPDKASGYVSKPEDEVYVTFGIKF is encoded by the coding sequence ATGAAGAGGAAAATAATAGCAGTTTTTTTATTGGGGAATATTGTATTTTCAGCAGGAGTGGGAGATATAATAGAAAGAAACAATGCTGCAATAGAAAATGAAAGAAGACAGCAGGAGCTGGAGAGAAGGCAAAAGGAACTGGAAAGAGAGAACTTCGGGAAAGAGCCTCAGATAATAGACGGTACTGATGAGATTGATACAAGTGTAAGGTTCTTTATCAGAAAGATAGAAGTACAGGACGAATATAATCTTCTAAGTAAAGTAGAAATAAAAGTCGTAACAAGAAAATATATTAACAGAAAGCTGAGCTCCAAGGATATAAATAAGCTTATGACAGATCTTAATAATAAATATATAGAAAAGGGATATATAACAACAAGGGTAAGGCTTGACGAAACACAAAACCTAAGTGAGGGAACAATAAGACTGATAACAATACCCGGAACAGTGGAAGGAGCAAGTCTTAATGAAAATACCTTCTCTGACAGGATGAAGGTATTTATGTCAGTTCCAAAGAATAAGAAGAGAATATTAAGATTACAGGATACAGAACAAGCTACAGATCAGTTTAACAGGGTATCAAGTAATAATGTAGAGATAAAAATAGCACCTGGACAGGAAGCAGGAGGCTCTATACTACAAATAGAAAACCAGCAGACCAGGACATTTAATGCAAATATCTCATATAATAACTATGGAGATGAATCAACAGGAAGAGACAGAGCAAAGATAGATATTACGAAGGATAATCTTTTGGGAATAAATGACAGTTTTTATGCCTCATATCAGAGAGGGAGGAATAAAAGACCTCTGAGAAATGATTATACAGGCTCGTCATCAATACCGCCGGGAACGATAATCAAGGATAAGGATGATCTTCTTCCTGCAGATACAGAAGCGGAACCGGAAAAGTTCAATGAGGACTGGTCATTGAATTATTCATTTCCGTTCAGATACTGGACATTCAGTACAGGCTACAGTCATTCGTACTATATAAGCAGCAGTGAAGGATATAACGGACTGTATGATACAAGCGGGAGATCAACCCAGTTTAATCTGAATGCAGACAAAGTGGTATATAGGAATAAAATGAGTAAGATAAGTATAAACGGAGGACTAAAGCTAAAGACAAACCAGAATTACTTTGAAGATGTCCAGCTTGTGGACAGGAGACTGACAATAGGAAGTCTTGGAATAAATTACAGCAGAGGTTTCTTTGGAGGAATACTGGGATTTGATGTGTCGTATGACAGAGGACTGCCGTGGTTCAGATCAGCAGATGATCATGAAAAAGAAATCTATGATCCTAAGGGAAGATTTGACAAATATGGGCTTAATATAAACTGGTATAAGCCGATGACAATAGGAAAGCAAAGATTTACCTATAGACTGGTAGGAGTGGGACAATATACACAGGATGTACTTTATGGAAGTGAAAAGATAAGCATGGGAGATGAATATACAATAAGAGGATATAAAGGAGATTCCATATCGGGGGATAAAGGATATTATGTAAAAAATGAGCTGTCATATAACTTAAATATATCCAAGATAGGGAGTATATCGCCATATATAGGTTATGACTTTGGAGAGAGCTGGAATAATGAGGTACATGATATATACAGATATGGATATATGAGAGGATTTGCAGTAGGAGTAAAGTATTACGGGGAAATATTTAATTTTGATATAGCATATACGAAACCTGATAAGGCATCGGGTTATGTGAGTAAGCCTGAAGATGAGGTATATGTGACATTTGGAATAAAATTTTAA
- a CDS encoding YitT family protein, with the protein MKEGILKKTYTIFFLVLGNFLTAYATIHFLLPAKISPGGVSGVATIVFHLFKISPVITTAVINIPLILISMKMFGKRYGYKTILSIGLLIFFTYILIKILGTEGLLHENGETGDLMLPVIYGGIISGIGVGLVIKVGGSTGGTVIIASIINKLFRISIGNSLALADLMVVLAAAFSMGVEIALYSIICLFITGRVVNVITEGESYAKMVYIISDKYLDIKKVIITDMELGGTLIKASGMFTDDEKKMIITVVHNRKLSELKSYIKEIDKEAFVIITEADQVLGEGFIE; encoded by the coding sequence TTGAAAGAGGGAATTTTGAAAAAAACATATACAATATTTTTTCTGGTATTGGGGAATTTTTTGACGGCATATGCAACGATACATTTTTTGCTGCCCGCAAAAATATCTCCGGGAGGGGTTTCAGGAGTAGCGACAATTGTGTTTCATCTGTTTAAGATAAGTCCGGTTATTACAACAGCAGTAATTAATATTCCGCTTATATTGATATCAATGAAAATGTTCGGGAAAAGATACGGATATAAGACAATATTAAGTATAGGACTTTTAATATTTTTTACATATATACTTATAAAAATACTGGGGACAGAGGGACTTCTGCATGAAAACGGTGAGACCGGTGATCTTATGCTTCCTGTAATTTATGGCGGGATTATTTCGGGAATCGGGGTAGGCTTAGTTATTAAGGTGGGAGGAAGTACCGGTGGAACAGTAATTATAGCAAGTATAATAAACAAGCTGTTCAGAATATCGATTGGGAACTCACTGGCACTGGCAGATCTGATGGTAGTACTGGCAGCAGCCTTTTCAATGGGTGTGGAGATAGCTCTATATTCCATAATCTGTCTTTTTATAACAGGACGTGTGGTAAATGTAATAACAGAAGGTGAAAGCTATGCCAAGATGGTATATATTATTTCTGACAAATATCTGGATATAAAAAAAGTCATAATAACTGATATGGAGCTTGGCGGAACCCTTATAAAGGCCAGCGGAATGTTTACAGATGACGAGAAAAAAATGATCATTACAGTAGTTCATAACAGAAAGCTTTCTGAATTAAAATCTTATATAAAAGAGATAGATAAAGAGGCTTTTGTAATAATAACCGAAGCTGATCAGGTATTAGGCGAAGGATTTATTGAGTAA
- a CDS encoding hemagglutinin repeat-containing protein gives MSAKDTINTGTMISEGNVTLGVLDNSGEITSNKKLTTTTLENRSGAKISTGEGIQNNRTRNLGEINTNDDFVISGNLENYSVMNIGGLLDTNNLLNTGSLKAVDKIYTSGVSFNNSGEILTTLLDINSTGILNTNKITVIDNAKLNGSNVTNNGYISGTNIEIITAGLTNTGTLAADELIKVNNTTINNTGYIGSNSKVNLSGSNLTNSGTVESSEIELYNMSGYSNTNLIRGGNVSLTTTGNLTLTGTLHGENWLQVHGYDILNAGTTTGTGYIEIKGRDITNNTWLSSNTVVVEGTGNVVNNNIIEGENGRISGYNIVNNDLIAFSDQLGLIAADKITNNAGKAIYGGNLLDAQFNTLENLSGELLSTGVINLRGNYLLNQTGMIQSSGDISLNVTKIDNIGRVDGLNDYEIYYETWDGQILTQAEVMSRWLGEEHGENKSNKLEGLYKTGLLAALDNAEYQFLLANMFLDDLWNLEPGAADYKHFSQGVVEGYFDRYPMSNGLYIRTSSAQFPGVALKGKIKSNAVTTYANISAGNNIEIIANELNNKDGKISAGNTAELTAATIRNQTTLGDLVQLKDGVEYYKQEHYGSGSSRKYHVKYWRGIENGDQSYVTGQASVIEARNLIINTGNLELTSGVDTSKQIIDGSTTSGGLVGNKTVNTGVSNGTGLVNIVKNMTPVTDIIISGVLPIDPLGAVSSLFTMTQKPDNNNITQGDATSKYLIETRSKYINLGEFYGSDYYLSRIGYDENGDWNRARRLGDAYYEYLLVTRTISDKLGTRFINGLSDSELMKAMLDNSVELQKDLQLSVGVALTPDQVKALKSDVIWYEYEVVNGEKVLVPKVYLSQATLATIDTDGRNKVGGLELTVINADELRNNGQIIGNGGVTYVNAGRVYNVTSTNELAEIKGNDVTVIATAGNIENIGGRIKGIDSVTLSAENGDIINSSSIVTANQYTNSLNSTSHDSILSAGSIESDGTTYIGAKNYISEAGIVSGTTTVIDVKENISIGSITLNGSDRSGADSGNYANYDSVQKIGSEITGTEAVILEAGKDIAIKGSTVASDGLVQMTAENINILNEVESIEKETKQTDDGFMSSYEMEEKSYQEYAAASTVIGNNIILDAGNDINVRASNIIAVKEGLENTGGNISMTAGNNVNILVDTLENSYSFKEKTSGFSSSFASGGGSFTAGVSYSQTSLEQQRNGTTVAVSTIVSEGNTVIDAGNRVRTEAMQANIGENLVIRGVNGVELLDAQEVYNETIKQKSTSIGVSVNVGFTPAQLANTVSNVADNVKDYGFDNPSQTINTLGNGFQDLRDVAGLTQNLRNWYGGNGYTGLKGLLTDGLHNPVSGGNNLQNAAKGLVNASVSASYSQSSYESNTSGSNSVAGNINVGKNFILQSDGDVTLVNQKINVGENFVVDANNFIVRAGENTYKNDTKSSSTGGSVGYDIVNQNVIGGLNISGGNSNTSSKYFDNSVINVGGTFQLTTKEDALFAGVNVTADKINFDIGRDLSIISLQDEYTSDGKNWGAGLNVSGKLEGTQYQTGSSRPSLGGNYGENHQDSKWVNNQTTIIAENGGNIKVGETLTNIGAVIGGAYPVIIDYDELFEKKVVINKKSFKVYNYSILKNEKPKLQYEKKIEEDDYNEIKKIAYETITNSWSEGCSIRNDGYHRPGGDEKLRFIYSKLEVEGVYICLYGSTEILQYLNNKYNLNIEWSKKVIFY, from the coding sequence TTGTCAGCTAAAGATACAATAAATACTGGAACAATGATATCAGAAGGAAATGTAACATTAGGTGTACTTGATAACAGCGGAGAAATAACATCAAATAAGAAGCTGACAACTACAACACTGGAAAACAGATCAGGAGCCAAGATAAGTACAGGAGAAGGAATACAGAATAACAGAACAAGAAATCTTGGGGAAATAAATACCAATGATGATTTTGTAATATCAGGAAATCTTGAGAACTACAGTGTAATGAATATAGGTGGTTTATTAGATACAAATAATTTATTAAATACAGGAAGCTTAAAAGCAGTAGATAAGATATATACATCAGGAGTATCATTTAATAACTCAGGAGAGATACTGACAACACTGCTTGATATAAACAGTACAGGAATATTGAATACCAATAAAATAACAGTAATAGATAATGCAAAACTTAATGGAAGCAATGTAACGAATAACGGATATATAAGCGGGACAAATATAGAGATAATAACAGCAGGATTGACTAATACAGGGACTCTTGCAGCAGATGAACTGATAAAAGTTAATAATACCACAATAAATAATACAGGATATATAGGTTCCAACAGTAAAGTGAATTTATCAGGATCAAATCTAACAAACAGCGGTACAGTAGAATCATCAGAAATAGAGCTGTATAATATGTCAGGATACAGTAACACAAATCTGATAAGAGGCGGAAATGTATCCTTAACAACAACAGGAAACCTGACTTTAACAGGGACACTTCATGGAGAGAACTGGCTTCAGGTACATGGTTATGACATATTAAATGCAGGAACAACAACAGGAACAGGGTATATAGAGATAAAAGGAAGAGATATTACTAATAATACCTGGCTTTCTTCAAATACAGTAGTAGTAGAAGGAACAGGGAATGTAGTAAATAACAATATAATAGAAGGAGAAAACGGGAGAATATCCGGATATAATATTGTAAATAATGATTTAATAGCTTTTTCAGATCAGTTAGGATTAATTGCAGCAGATAAAATAACGAATAATGCAGGAAAAGCAATTTATGGCGGAAATCTTTTAGATGCCCAGTTTAATACACTTGAAAACTTAAGCGGAGAGCTGTTATCAACAGGAGTGATAAATTTAAGAGGAAACTATCTTCTGAATCAGACAGGAATGATACAAAGTTCGGGAGATATATCATTAAATGTAACAAAGATAGATAATATAGGAAGAGTAGACGGACTTAATGATTATGAGATATATTATGAAACATGGGACGGACAGATACTTACACAGGCAGAAGTAATGAGCAGATGGCTGGGCGAGGAGCATGGAGAAAATAAATCCAATAAACTGGAAGGTCTGTATAAAACAGGACTGCTTGCAGCACTGGATAATGCAGAGTATCAGTTTTTACTGGCAAATATGTTTTTGGATGACCTATGGAACCTTGAACCCGGAGCAGCAGACTATAAGCATTTCAGTCAGGGAGTAGTAGAGGGATATTTTGACAGATATCCAATGTCAAATGGTTTATATATAAGGACAAGTTCGGCACAGTTTCCGGGAGTAGCTTTAAAAGGAAAGATAAAGAGTAATGCAGTAACTACATATGCCAATATATCAGCAGGAAACAATATTGAAATAATAGCAAATGAACTAAATAATAAGGACGGAAAAATATCAGCAGGAAATACAGCAGAATTAACAGCAGCAACAATAAGAAACCAGACAACATTGGGAGATTTAGTCCAGTTAAAAGACGGGGTAGAATACTATAAACAGGAACATTACGGAAGCGGAAGCAGCAGAAAGTATCATGTAAAGTACTGGAGAGGTATAGAAAATGGAGACCAGTCTTATGTAACAGGACAGGCGAGTGTAATAGAGGCAAGAAATCTTATCATAAATACAGGAAATCTTGAGCTGACATCAGGAGTAGATACATCAAAACAAATAATAGACGGAAGTACGACAAGCGGAGGTCTTGTAGGAAATAAGACAGTAAATACAGGAGTAAGCAATGGAACAGGATTAGTAAATATAGTAAAGAATATGACACCTGTGACAGATATAATAATATCGGGAGTATTGCCGATAGATCCTTTGGGAGCAGTAAGCAGTCTGTTTACAATGACACAAAAGCCAGACAATAATAATATAACTCAGGGAGATGCAACATCAAAATATCTGATAGAAACAAGAAGTAAGTATATAAATCTTGGAGAGTTTTATGGAAGTGACTATTACCTGTCAAGAATAGGATATGATGAAAATGGTGACTGGAACAGGGCAAGAAGACTGGGAGATGCATATTATGAATATCTTCTGGTAACAAGAACCATATCTGATAAGCTTGGGACAAGATTTATCAATGGTCTTAGTGACAGTGAGCTTATGAAGGCAATGCTTGATAATTCAGTAGAATTACAAAAGGATTTACAGTTATCAGTAGGAGTGGCATTAACTCCAGATCAGGTAAAAGCTTTGAAAAGTGATGTAATCTGGTATGAATATGAAGTAGTAAACGGGGAAAAAGTTCTTGTGCCAAAGGTATATTTAAGTCAGGCTACACTTGCTACAATAGATACAGACGGAAGAAACAAAGTAGGGGGACTTGAACTAACAGTAATAAATGCAGATGAATTAAGAAATAACGGACAGATAATAGGAAACGGCGGAGTAACTTATGTAAATGCAGGAAGAGTCTATAATGTAACAAGTACAAATGAGCTTGCAGAAATAAAGGGAAATGATGTAACAGTAATAGCTACAGCAGGAAATATAGAAAATATAGGCGGAAGAATAAAAGGAATAGATTCAGTAACATTATCAGCAGAAAATGGAGATATAATAAACAGTTCAAGTATAGTGACGGCAAATCAGTATACAAACAGCTTAAACAGTACAAGCCATGACAGTATATTAAGTGCAGGAAGTATAGAATCAGACGGTACAACATACATAGGAGCTAAAAACTATATATCGGAAGCTGGAATTGTAAGCGGAACAACAACTGTAATAGATGTAAAAGAGAATATATCGATAGGGAGTATTACATTAAATGGTTCTGACAGATCAGGAGCAGACAGCGGGAATTATGCAAATTATGATTCAGTACAGAAGATAGGATCTGAAATAACAGGAACAGAAGCAGTAATATTGGAAGCAGGAAAAGATATAGCAATAAAGGGAAGTACAGTAGCTTCTGATGGTTTAGTTCAAATGACAGCGGAGAATATAAACATATTGAATGAAGTAGAATCAATAGAAAAAGAAACAAAACAGACAGATGACGGATTTATGTCAAGTTATGAGATGGAAGAAAAGAGTTATCAGGAATATGCAGCAGCAAGTACTGTAATAGGAAATAATATAATTCTTGATGCAGGTAATGACATAAATGTAAGGGCATCAAATATAATAGCAGTGAAAGAAGGACTGGAGAATACCGGCGGAAATATATCAATGACAGCCGGGAATAATGTAAATATACTGGTTGATACTTTAGAGAACAGTTATTCATTTAAAGAAAAGACAAGCGGGTTTAGTTCAAGCTTTGCAAGCGGTGGAGGAAGCTTTACAGCAGGAGTGAGTTACAGTCAGACCAGTCTGGAACAGCAGAGAAACGGAACAACAGTAGCAGTATCTACAATAGTCTCAGAGGGAAATACAGTAATAGATGCAGGAAACAGAGTAAGAACAGAAGCAATGCAGGCTAATATTGGAGAAAACCTTGTTATTAGAGGAGTAAACGGAGTAGAATTATTAGATGCACAGGAAGTATACAATGAAACAATAAAGCAGAAAAGTACAAGTATAGGAGTAAGTGTAAATGTAGGATTTACTCCTGCTCAATTAGCAAATACAGTAAGTAATGTAGCGGATAATGTGAAAGATTACGGATTTGATAATCCTTCACAAACAATAAATACATTAGGGAATGGATTTCAGGATTTAAGAGATGTAGCAGGATTAACACAGAATCTAAGAAACTGGTATGGAGGAAATGGTTATACTGGTTTAAAAGGATTGCTTACAGATGGATTACATAATCCGGTAAGTGGTGGAAATAACTTACAAAATGCAGCAAAAGGATTAGTAAATGCTTCAGTGTCGGCAAGTTACAGTCAGAGCAGCTATGAATCGAATACAAGCGGGTCAAATTCAGTGGCGGGAAATATAAATGTAGGAAAGAATTTTATACTACAGTCAGACGGAGATGTAACACTTGTAAACCAGAAGATAAATGTAGGAGAGAACTTTGTAGTAGATGCCAATAATTTTATTGTAAGAGCAGGAGAGAATACATATAAGAATGATACAAAATCAAGTTCAACAGGTGGAAGTGTAGGATATGATATAGTAAATCAGAATGTAATAGGTGGATTAAATATATCAGGAGGAAACAGCAATACAAGTTCTAAGTACTTTGATAATTCTGTAATAAATGTAGGTGGAACTTTCCAGTTAACGACTAAAGAGGATGCATTATTTGCAGGAGTGAATGTAACAGCGGATAAAATAAACTTTGATATTGGAAGAGATTTGAGTATAATATCCTTACAGGATGAATATACATCAGATGGAAAGAATTGGGGAGCTGGTTTAAATGTATCAGGAAAACTAGAAGGAACACAATATCAAACAGGATCATCAAGACCATCATTAGGTGGTAATTATGGAGAAAACCATCAGGATAGCAAATGGGTAAACAATCAGACTACAATAATAGCAGAGAATGGCGGAAATATTAAGGTAGGAGAAACTTTAACTAATATCGGAGCCGTAATAGGTGGGGCATATCCTGTAATTATAGACTACGATGAATTATTCGAAAAAAAGGTAGTTATAAATAAAAAAAGTTTTAAAGTTTATAATTATAGTATTCTTAAAAATGAAAAACCAAAACTTCAATATGAAAAAAAAATCGAAGAAGATGATTATAATGAAATAAAAAAAATAGCGTATGAAACTATAACGAATAGTTGGTCAGAAGGTTGTTCAATACGTAATGATGGGTACCATCGACCAGGTGGAGATGAGAAGTTAAGATTTATATATTCCAAATTAGAAGTGGAGGGAGTATATATATGTTTGTATGGATCAACTGAAATATTACAATATTTAAATAATAAATATAATTTGAATATAGAATGGTCTAAAAAAGTAATATTTTATTGA
- a CDS encoding DKNYY domain-containing protein, with protein sequence MRNKLLILISLPIFFQLGISCCSASEYKIENGKIFWKQDLKVKQELKDVDLETFEDLDGSVKLNAHFAKDKNHVYYQGKIIKEIDSKTFEVVKCNIPTKGDPRGDCVNYIKIFKDKNGVYQIEDIRKGVLELID encoded by the coding sequence ATGAGAAATAAATTATTGATTTTAATTAGTCTTCCTATATTTTTTCAATTAGGAATCTCTTGTTGTTCAGCATCAGAATATAAAATAGAGAATGGTAAAATATTTTGGAAACAAGATCTAAAGGTAAAACAAGAATTAAAAGATGTAGACTTAGAAACTTTTGAAGACTTGGACGGAAGTGTGAAATTAAATGCACATTTTGCGAAAGATAAAAATCATGTTTATTATCAAGGGAAAATTATAAAAGAAATAGATTCTAAAACTTTTGAAGTAGTAAAATGTAATATTCCAACAAAAGGAGATCCAAGAGGAGATTGTGTAAATTATATAAAAATATTTAAAGATAAAAATGGAGTTTATCAAATAGAAGATATTCGAAAAGGAGTATTAGAATTAATAGACTAA